ACGTTCCACCTTCCTCTTTCGGTGTGAGGTGGTGCTCTGTCAGCTGGACATCACTCCGGCCGCACAGCTCACATATCCCGACAGTCTGCTTTGCCATATCCGCTTCCCCCTTACATCAACTCAAGTGATACCCGTGTACCGCGGCCGGTCGGTTCAGCCGGATGAACGATCAGCTTTTTCGGAAGCCGTGCCCGCAGTTCCTGCACATGGCTGATCACACCGACAGACAGATTGTCTGACTGCATTTTTTCCAAGGCTGTCACAACCGTATCCAGCAGATCTTGATCCAGAGTGCCGAACCCTTCATCTAAGAAAAAGAACTGCAGCGGGTATTCCCCGCGAAGCTGGATCTGCGCAGACAGCGCAAGAGCGAGAGAAAGCGAGGTGAGGAACGTCTCTCCTCCAGACAAGCTGGATACTGGTCGTTTGACGCCTCCATTCGCGTCATCGCGCATCACAAATCCGCCTTCTGAATCCACTTCGATGGCATAGCGCTGTCTCGTCAGCATGCCAAGTCTTGCTGATGCGTCCCTCGCAACGCTTTCAAGCTGCTCTTCAGCTAAAAATTCGACAAAGGTATTGCCTTTAAACACTGCTTGCAGCTTGTCCAGCCTGTCGATATGCGTCTGCCATTTCTTCAATTCAGCTTCAATTTCGTTAAACCGTTTATGATGGTCGCGAATGACGGCCAGCGCTTTCGCAGCCGCGCCTTTTTCTTCTATCGCAGCGCCAAATGCGTCCTCGGCTTCTTGTAATGCTGTAACGGTTTTGCTCCATTCGCCCTCTGACAAGGCACGGTCGGCAAGTATCTCTGCTACACGTTTTAAGTTTGCGGCATTCTGCTTCCTTTTATCCATAAACTGGTCGATTCTGGTTTTTATCTTGTCAAGCTCATCGGCTGGGATAAGGCTTCGCTCCACCTCTTCAGTCCGGGTAAAGCAGGTGCTTTTCGCATGCTCAAGCCAAGCGGCTTCCGCTTTTTCCAAGCTGTCCTTCGCCTCTTTCAAGGTGAGCGCGCTTGCTGAAGCGCGGCTGTTCGCCTGATTCAGCATCGTTTGGGCGCTTTGGAGTTCTTCATATAGAGATTGCTCTTTCTCCTTTAACAGCTTTAGATCCTGCTGGACAGAGCGAAGTTTGATCTCGATTGAGTCTCCTTTTGCGTAATCTCCGAGTTCGTGCTCATAATCCGCGATCACACTTTTGATGCGTTCAGCCGCATAATGAAGCTCCAGCTTTTCCCGTTCAAGCTGGTGTCCCGACTCCCGCAGCTTTTCCTTTTGTGCTTCATGTTCTGAAAGAAACGCGATGCTCTTCTCAATTCGCTTCTCGCATTCTTCTGCAGCCCGGTCTTTTTCTTCGATGGCTTGTTGCCATTTTTCCGCTTCATCCACCGATTGATCCCCAAACGCTTCGTTAAATTGTTTCATACGGCTGTCCATTGAGGACCGAAGTTCGGCGATGATGCTTTCAATGCGGTCAGCCTCTCTTTTTTCAAAACCGATCTTTTCATTAAGCTGCTCGGCCTTTTTTAAAGACTCCTGATAGGCGCTGATCATTTGAGCCATTCGTGTTTTAACAGATAGAATATCCTGCTTGACTCGCTTCCATTCTAATTGGGCAGTTTCAAAAGCTTCATACACCGGCTGATTCTCGTAAGAAGCTGCCGCTTCAAGGTTCGATGCTTGAATCGTTTGCAAAAACGGACACTGTTCAATAAACCGCGCGGATTGTTCTTCAAGCGTGATTTTGGCTGAAAGAATCTCCTGGCTTAGAGATGCAGCTTCCGTCAAAATCACATCCGTCTGTTTGATGTCCTCTTCAAGATTGCCGTCAAGCTCATATGTTTCATGCGCTGAGGCAGATGGATCATGATAGGTTGAACCGCAGACTGGACAGGGCTTTCCAGCGGTCAGTTTTTCAGACAATTCTTTTGTAAGCAGCGCCATTCTCGCTTTTTCACGCTGCGCGTGAAGCGTTTGCTGTCTCTTTTTCCCCTGCTCTGTCATACGCGTTAACGAACGTTCCGCCTCGCACACCATATGGTACACAGTTTGTACAGCCTCATATGCCTGAATGATGTTGTTTTTTTCCGCTTCCGTCTTATGAACGAGTGTACTCTTCTCCTCATTCATCTTCTGCAGCACGAGGTTTAATGCGTCACTTCGTTTTTTCTCTTTTCTGATTTGCTCTTCAGTCTGCCTGATGCGCAATGCCATTTCTGCGGCCTGCTGGCAGCTTTTTCGCTCATCGGAAGTCACCTGCAGGGATTTGAGCTGCTGCTTCAATTCCGTCTGTCTGTTTTGCCCTCGTGACAGACGGTCTGTTACAGTCTCCAATTCATTCACGACAGATTGAAGGGACTCTTCTTTCTGCTGGAGTTCAGCCTTTTTGCGTTCTTCCTCTTGCTTGGCCTCACTCAGTTTGATTTCGATCTCCTGCAAACGGGAAAGCTGCTCCTGCTCGGTTAAAAGCTCAGGCTCTTTCTCGCTTTTATGCCTGCGCCACGCTTCATACTCTTCATGTTTTTGATGACAGAACACTGTCCGGTCTGCTAAATCCTTTTCGGCAAGCGTTTGTTCCTTTGCAGCCTTCTCCTCTTGCTGGATCGCTTCTGCGTACCGGTCCGCATAGGGCTTCAGTGCTGCGGCTGTTTCTGCTTTCAGCAGGCGTTTTTGCATGCTGTCTACGTGCGGCTGTTCTTCTTCGAGACGTCTTTTCTCTTCTTCATAAGCTGATTGTTCCTTTTGGACATTCCAAATTTCCTGATGTTCTGTAAACCGCTCTTTTGCCTGATCACGATTTTTCTTCATCGTTTCCAACTGGGCTTCGGCTTGTTCGAGAGCCTTTTCCGCCTGCTCAACCGCTTCTGAACTCGCCTCGCCGAGACCGGACTGTTCAGCAAGCATTTCATTTTTTCTCGCGTTGGCTTCCTGCGCCTGCCGTCTCAGCTTTTTCACCAGCCGGTCTCCATACTGCTCCAAATGAAATAAACGCTGAAGCATATGCCTGCGCTCCGCTCCCTTTAAAGACAGAAATTCGGCAAATTTCCCTTGAGGCAGCACCACCGCTCTTGTAAAGTCGTCGATCGTCAGCCCCAAAAGCTCCTCCACTCTTTTATTCACTTCGCCGGCCTTATCAGCCAGCACCTTATGCTCGTCTTTGATTTCGATGAAGCGGCAAAGTGCTGTTTTCACCTTCATCTCATCGGTTCTCTTAAACACGCGCTCGACTTTGTAAGAGATTTGATGGTTCGTTTGAAGCGCAAAGGTAAAGGAAACAGAAAGCGTATCTTCCGCATGGTTTAAGATGCCGTGTGTATTATTTGCCGCCCGCTCCACCTTTCCGTATAAAGCAAGCGTCATTGCGTCGAGGATAGAGGATTTGCCGCTTCCCGTCGGGCCGAAAATGCCGAAAACCCCGGCACCGGAAAGACCTTCAAAATCTATCGTCTGCTCCTCTCTAAAGCTGTGGAGCCCTTTAATGCTTAAGGCGATCGGCTTCATGTCGCATCCTCCTCTTCAACACCTGATGCCAGCTCTAAAAACAGCTTCACCATTTCTTCATCCGGCACCGCGCCGCCAGTTTGTTTTTCATAAAATGTCTTAAAGCGGTCTTCGATTGATACATGCTTGACCTCGACCCGCTCCCGGTCTTTGTTCTGTTCTTCAAAAACCGGCCTGATATGGATAAAACCCGGGTGCGCCTTCCGCAGCCTATGGATTTCTTCAAGTGACAGCTGGTCCGCCACACGGATTTCAAGGTCAATCCAGGCATTCTGGTCCCTGCCTTCATCCAGCCAGCTGTACACCTCGCTTAAGCCATTTGCCGCTTTCCACTTCACAAGCGGCTTGCCGCTCGATAATAACACCTCGTGCCAAGAGGCCTCTTCCCCCGGCTTCGCGTCCACGATCGTCACTGATTTGGCGTAGCCCGCTTCTGAAAAGCTGTAAGCGAGCGGAGAGCCTGAATAACGCGCAAGCGTCCGCGCCCGCTTGATCGTTTGCGGCCGATGCAAATGGCCGAGCGCCACATAAGCGGCATCCGCCGGCAGGCTTTCAGCAGCCACCGTATAAGCGCCGCCGACTTCAATCGGCCGCTCTGAATCCGTTTGGTTTCCGCCTGCGACATAAATATGGCTGGCGGCAACCTTCACTGCGTCGTTGCGGAACCGGCTTGTCATATGCTCAAACGCCTGCCTGATTTTCACGTCATAATGATCACGGAGCAGCTTTTCATCAAATGTATCGGAAAGCACTTCATTTAACCGCGCTTCAGATGGGTACGCCAGCGCTCCGACCGCCAAAAGCTCCCCTGCTGAAGGAACTTCAATATGAAGCGGTTCTGTCGTCGGATAGCCGATTAAATAAATGCCGTTTTCATGTGTCAGCGGTGAAGCGGCGGACAAACGGTCGGGATTATCGTGGTTTCCGGCAATGACAACGATCGGGCGCTTTCCCCTGTCGCTGAGCGCGGACAGGCTTTCATAAAACAGCTGCTCGGCTAAAGCAGGCGGGTTGACGGTATCAAACGCGTCCCCCGCCATGACAATGGCATCAACCTGCTCTTCCTTTACAATCGTATTCAATTCATCAAGCACATCGGCCTGTTCACTCAGCCTGCTTCTTCCCTCTAGCGTTTTTCCAAGATGCCAGTCCGCCGTATGTAAAATCCGCAAATGCTTTCACCTCTCTTTTTTGTATAGAAAACGAGACCCGCTCCGCCTGAATTCCCGGAGCTTACGGATCTCGTTATAATGTCAGAATGTGACCTCCGTCAAAGAAATAAAGCGCACATCCCTTTACGTTTGTGTTTGCAATTTGCTCAACTGCCTTCGTGTACAGCTGAATTTGCGTTTCATATCGTTTCTTCAAGATCGGGGCCGCCCCTTCAAAGCCGTGCTGGAATTTGCCCTCAATCCGGTCTGATTTATAGTCCAAGAGATATAAGCCGTTTTCAGTTTCATAGAAACAGTCGATAATTCCCTGCACCAAAAGCGGCTCATCCGCCTCCTGTGCATCAGGGTAGATTTCCTTGGCCGGAAGCGCCAAACTAAACGGCACTTCCCGGTCCTTCCATTTAGCGTCGATCAGCTGTCCGCCGATTTCTGTATGGAAAAATTGCACGATTTCTTCTATATCAATAGCGGCTTTTTGTTCTTCAGTGAGCAGCTCCTTTTCAAAGAGCTTATGAACCGTTTGCTCCGCTTCCTCTACTGTCGGCACATGTGTCAGCGGGATATGCTGCATCACTGTATGCATGGCCGTCCCTTTTTCGGCTGCTGTCAGGCCTTTTTTCATCATGAAAGCGGGCCGCCTGTACAGCATGCTT
The Bacillus vallismortis genome window above contains:
- the sbcD gene encoding exonuclease subunit SbcD, with product MRILHTADWHLGKTLEGRSRLSEQADVLDELNTIVKEEQVDAIVMAGDAFDTVNPPALAEQLFYESLSALSDRGKRPIVVIAGNHDNPDRLSAASPLTHENGIYLIGYPTTEPLHIEVPSAGELLAVGALAYPSEARLNEVLSDTFDEKLLRDHYDVKIRQAFEHMTSRFRNDAVKVAASHIYVAGGNQTDSERPIEVGGAYTVAAESLPADAAYVALGHLHRPQTIKRARTLARYSGSPLAYSFSEAGYAKSVTIVDAKPGEEASWHEVLLSSGKPLVKWKAANGLSEVYSWLDEGRDQNAWIDLEIRVADQLSLEEIHRLRKAHPGFIHIRPVFEEQNKDRERVEVKHVSIEDRFKTFYEKQTGGAVPDEEMVKLFLELASGVEEEDAT
- the sbcC gene encoding exonuclease subunit SbcC, coding for MKPIALSIKGLHSFREEQTIDFEGLSGAGVFGIFGPTGSGKSSILDAMTLALYGKVERAANNTHGILNHAEDTLSVSFTFALQTNHQISYKVERVFKRTDEMKVKTALCRFIEIKDEHKVLADKAGEVNKRVEELLGLTIDDFTRAVVLPQGKFAEFLSLKGAERRHMLQRLFHLEQYGDRLVKKLRRQAQEANARKNEMLAEQSGLGEASSEAVEQAEKALEQAEAQLETMKKNRDQAKERFTEHQEIWNVQKEQSAYEEEKRRLEEEQPHVDSMQKRLLKAETAAALKPYADRYAEAIQQEEKAAKEQTLAEKDLADRTVFCHQKHEEYEAWRRHKSEKEPELLTEQEQLSRLQEIEIKLSEAKQEEERKKAELQQKEESLQSVVNELETVTDRLSRGQNRQTELKQQLKSLQVTSDERKSCQQAAEMALRIRQTEEQIRKEKKRSDALNLVLQKMNEEKSTLVHKTEAEKNNIIQAYEAVQTVYHMVCEAERSLTRMTEQGKKRQQTLHAQREKARMALLTKELSEKLTAGKPCPVCGSTYHDPSASAHETYELDGNLEEDIKQTDVILTEAASLSQEILSAKITLEEQSARFIEQCPFLQTIQASNLEAAASYENQPVYEAFETAQLEWKRVKQDILSVKTRMAQMISAYQESLKKAEQLNEKIGFEKREADRIESIIAELRSSMDSRMKQFNEAFGDQSVDEAEKWQQAIEEKDRAAEECEKRIEKSIAFLSEHEAQKEKLRESGHQLEREKLELHYAAERIKSVIADYEHELGDYAKGDSIEIKLRSVQQDLKLLKEKEQSLYEELQSAQTMLNQANSRASASALTLKEAKDSLEKAEAAWLEHAKSTCFTRTEEVERSLIPADELDKIKTRIDQFMDKRKQNAANLKRVAEILADRALSEGEWSKTVTALQEAEDAFGAAIEEKGAAAKALAVIRDHHKRFNEIEAELKKWQTHIDRLDKLQAVFKGNTFVEFLAEEQLESVARDASARLGMLTRQRYAIEVDSEGGFVMRDDANGGVKRPVSSLSGGETFLTSLSLALALSAQIQLRGEYPLQFFFLDEGFGTLDQDLLDTVVTALEKMQSDNLSVGVISHVQELRARLPKKLIVHPAEPTGRGTRVSLELM